The Saccharolobus shibatae B12 genomic interval GTTAAGGTATTGGCTTATTATAGGGATCCAGGCTTAATAGAGAGGATAGCATCTAACTTCAGGAAATTATTTATGGACATTGATTGGATATACGGCTGGAAGGCAAATGATGAAAATCTCTATGAGTTTTATATTGGAGTAAAGGATCACAATAATTTTAACACAGCAGTACTTCTGCTGAGTAAGACAGTAGATATCAGTAAGGTAGAGATTTTAGATGACGCGCAATTAAAAAGGGTTATAATAAGGGATGGAAAGGTGATAGAGAATCAATCAGAAGGGGTAAAAGAAGGTGACATGATAATTTATGTACCAGTTTTCAATAGAGTAAAAGGATATAGTTGGGGTGAAGTCTACGTCAAAGATCTACACTGATAAAGATAGTAATTTAGATGTAATTAAGGGTAAGAGAATAGCGGTCTTAGGCTATGGAAGTCAGGGAAGAGCATGGGCTCAGAATTTAAGAGATTCGGGATTAAATGTTGTAGTGGGATTAGAAAGGGAAGGAAAATCGTGGGAATTGACTAAGAGTGATGGGATAACTCCACTTCACACTAAGGATGCAGTTAAGGATGCTGATATAATAATCTTCTTGGTGCCAGATATGGTTCAGAGGACGCTATGGTTAGAGAGCGTACAGCCTTATATGAAAAAAGGTGCAGATTTAGTATTTGCACATGGGTTTAACATTCACTATAAACTAATCGAACCACCTAAGGATTCAGATGTATATATGATAGCTCCTAAAGGTCCAGGTCCTACAGTTAGAGAGTACTATAAGGCTGGAGGTGGTGTTCCAGCTTTAGTTGCAATTCATCAAGATGTAAGCGGTACAGCTCTTCAAAAGGCTTTAGCAATAGCTAAAGGTATAGGTGCTACTAGGGCCGGCGTAATTCCAACTACCTTTAAGGAAGAGACTGAGACAGACTTATTTGGAGAGCAAGTAATACTTGTGGGAGGAATAATGGAACTTATGAAGGCTGCATTTGAAACCTTAGTAGAGGAAGGATACCAACCAGAAGTAGCCTACTTTGAAACTATAAATGAGCTTAAGATGTTGGTGGATTTAGTTTATGAAAAGGGAATTACTGGTATGTTAAAAGCAGTATCTGATACTGCTAAATATGGTGGTATGACAGTAGGAAAGTTTGTAATAAATGAGGATGTAAGAAAAAGAATGAAAGAGGCTTTACAGAGAATAAAGAGTGGAAAATTTGCTGAAGAATGGGTAGAAGAATATGGTAGAGGCATGCCAACAGTAGTTAATGGTCTCTCACAAGTTCAGAATAGTTTAGAAGAGAAGATTGGTAATCAACTAAAAGACTTGATCCAAAAAGGAAAGCCTAAAAGCTAAAATATTACAAACTTTTATTTATATAATACCTTATGAACACTAAAAAGAGGAAAGGTTCTGAAGTAGAAAGAAATATCGTAGGTAAGTTAAGGGATAAGGGTTTTGCTGTGGTAAGAGCACCAGCGAGTGGAAGTAAGAGAAAAGACCCTATACCGGATATTATCGCCTTAAAGAGTGGTGTTATTATCCTAATTGAAATGAAGAGTAGAAAAGATAAAG includes:
- a CDS encoding ACT domain-containing protein, which encodes MTQERVVKVLAYYRDPGLIERIASNFRKLFMDIDWIYGWKANDENLYEFYIGVKDHNNFNTAVLLLSKTVDISKVEILDDAQLKRVIIRDGKVIENQSEGVKEGDMIIYVPVFNRVKGYSWGEVYVKDLH
- the ilvC gene encoding ketol-acid reductoisomerase, whose translation is MKSTSKIYTDKDSNLDVIKGKRIAVLGYGSQGRAWAQNLRDSGLNVVVGLEREGKSWELTKSDGITPLHTKDAVKDADIIIFLVPDMVQRTLWLESVQPYMKKGADLVFAHGFNIHYKLIEPPKDSDVYMIAPKGPGPTVREYYKAGGGVPALVAIHQDVSGTALQKALAIAKGIGATRAGVIPTTFKEETETDLFGEQVILVGGIMELMKAAFETLVEEGYQPEVAYFETINELKMLVDLVYEKGITGMLKAVSDTAKYGGMTVGKFVINEDVRKRMKEALQRIKSGKFAEEWVEEYGRGMPTVVNGLSQVQNSLEEKIGNQLKDLIQKGKPKS